A portion of the Desulfuromonadaceae bacterium genome contains these proteins:
- a CDS encoding 4Fe-4S binding protein, with the protein MGHHLGSKDSIVPLIDRLNKYPVGLVDNEKLREILALLFDEQEAFIASCFPLEEATLPELVRATGIAAPALTPLLDKMADKGLVMDMPYGGKTYYLLMPGLIGFFEFTFMKNRADLPLAELARLMAEYMYENPQTGQASEFFGSKTSLTRSLVYANQIPVSSTVTSYEDARQIIENSSFGAVGMCYCRHKKEHLDATCAKGAPVENICISLGSAARFMARRGFAREQSKAELLAILDTARTHNLTHITDNIRHQPSFICNCCSCCCELMLGVQAGYQDGIGKTPFLAQIDKDACNGCGLCFAACNVKALTPASCSEKAGRYAYLDEPACLGCGACIPVCKRGALRLVERAERPLPPEKRRDMLKAILKEKGRLKPYVISGIKKKLRRLLPGS; encoded by the coding sequence ATGGGACATCATCTCGGCTCCAAAGACAGCATCGTGCCGCTGATCGACCGACTCAACAAATATCCGGTCGGGCTGGTCGATAACGAAAAGTTGCGCGAGATTCTGGCACTGCTCTTTGATGAGCAAGAGGCCTTCATCGCCTCGTGCTTTCCGCTGGAGGAAGCGACGTTGCCGGAGCTGGTGCGGGCCACCGGGATCGCGGCTCCAGCGCTGACACCGCTGCTCGACAAGATGGCCGACAAGGGGCTGGTGATGGATATGCCCTACGGCGGCAAAACCTACTACCTGCTGATGCCGGGGCTGATCGGCTTTTTTGAATTTACCTTTATGAAAAACCGCGCCGACCTGCCGCTGGCCGAGCTGGCCAGGCTGATGGCCGAGTACATGTACGAAAATCCGCAGACCGGCCAGGCGAGCGAGTTTTTCGGCAGCAAGACCAGTCTGACCCGCTCACTGGTCTACGCAAACCAGATTCCGGTCAGCTCCACAGTGACCAGCTACGAAGATGCCCGTCAGATCATCGAGAACAGTTCGTTCGGGGCAGTCGGCATGTGTTACTGCCGTCACAAAAAGGAGCATCTCGACGCGACCTGCGCCAAGGGCGCGCCGGTCGAGAATATCTGTATTTCATTGGGGAGCGCGGCCAGGTTCATGGCGCGGCGCGGCTTTGCCAGAGAACAGAGCAAAGCCGAACTGCTGGCGATCCTCGACACCGCCCGCACCCACAATCTGACCCACATCACCGATAATATCCGCCACCAGCCATCGTTTATCTGCAATTGCTGTTCCTGCTGCTGCGAGTTGATGCTCGGGGTCCAGGCCGGTTATCAGGATGGCATCGGCAAGACGCCGTTTCTGGCGCAGATCGACAAAGATGCCTGTAATGGCTGCGGTCTCTGCTTTGCCGCCTGCAACGTCAAGGCGCTCACCCCGGCCAGTTGCAGTGAGAAAGCGGGGCGTTACGCCTACCTTGACGAGCCGGCCTGTCTTGGCTGCGGGGCGTGTATTCCGGTGTGCAAGCGCGGCGCATTGCGTCTGGTTGAACGGGCGGAGCGACCGCTTCCCCCGGAGAAACGCCGTGACATGCTCAAGGCGATTCTCAAAGAAAAGGGGCGGCTGAAGCCGTATGTGATCAGTGGCATCAAGAAGAAACTTCGCCGGTTGTTGCCGGGGAGTTGA
- a CDS encoding acyl-CoA thioesterase: MTEIKKYSIPVELRFADLDAYGHVNNAVYFTLLETARTKLFHDKFIEFMGQSLLFLVAKAECEYKLPIGLDDVMIITLEIARVGNSSFDIDYVLHNGDGKLFGLAKTVMVCYDGKAKKPTRIPKSLKQMMLAD, translated from the coding sequence ATGACTGAAATCAAGAAATATTCAATCCCGGTCGAATTGCGTTTCGCTGATCTGGATGCCTACGGTCATGTCAACAATGCCGTCTACTTTACTTTGCTGGAGACGGCGCGCACCAAACTGTTTCACGATAAGTTCATCGAATTCATGGGGCAGTCGTTGCTGTTTCTGGTGGCGAAGGCAGAATGTGAATACAAACTTCCGATTGGACTCGACGATGTCATGATCATTACGCTGGAGATAGCGCGGGTCGGCAATTCGAGCTTTGACATCGATTACGTCCTGCACAACGGGGACGGCAAACTGTTCGGGCTGGCAAAAACGGTGATGGTCTGCTACGACGGCAAGGCAAAAAAACCAACCCGCATCCCGAAGAGTCTCAAGCAGATGATGCTGGCCGACTGA
- a CDS encoding chalcone isomerase family protein yields the protein MRTKFFFSIYVGALYTPSRVTDAAEVMNPDLPKVIRMHFVYDEVSAQKLRDGFAESTDNNIPEFSKSADAQKFLQIFDFDAVKNDTIDMQFTPGGRLTVLYNGKLVGLVDSPAATKAVLNISFGAEPIESLKEGMLGK from the coding sequence ATGCGCACGAAGTTTTTCTTCTCGATCTATGTCGGCGCGCTCTACACTCCATCCCGGGTGACGGATGCCGCCGAGGTGATGAATCCTGACCTCCCCAAAGTAATCCGCATGCATTTTGTTTACGACGAGGTGTCGGCACAGAAACTGCGCGACGGTTTTGCCGAGAGCACTGACAACAATATACCAGAGTTCAGCAAGAGTGCTGATGCGCAGAAATTTTTGCAGATTTTTGATTTTGATGCAGTTAAAAACGATACGATCGATATGCAGTTTACCCCTGGCGGCAGACTTACCGTTCTGTACAACGGCAAGCTGGTCGGCCTGGTTGATTCGCCGGCGGCAACCAAGGCGGTGCTGAATATCTCCTTTGGCGCGGAACCGATCGAAAGTTTAAAAGAAGGGATGCTCGGAAAGTAA
- a CDS encoding chalcone isomerase family protein, producing the protein MTRVAIILSLLTTFVFTGSATAAEFKGVTLPDSDRLEGQTLQLNG; encoded by the coding sequence ATGACCAGAGTTGCCATTATTCTTAGCTTGCTGACGACTTTTGTCTTTACCGGTTCTGCAACTGCGGCGGAATTCAAGGGAGTCACCCTCCCCGACAGTGACCGTCTGGAGGGGCAAACCTTACAGCTCAATGGCTAG
- a CDS encoding MerR family transcriptional regulator gives MINNENNSSPGVDLVQIGDLAEQLGITTRTIRYYEEIGLMGLSQRVGTGARQYGRDEIRRLKFILKLKNLGIDLKEMRELADHFDAHNQSFNSQQRQFSTITPRLLEILDLNIHKVDEKISTLSSLRKDIVDYRLRILNDLKEQKP, from the coding sequence ATGATAAATAATGAGAATAACTCAAGTCCGGGTGTCGACCTGGTGCAGATCGGCGATCTGGCCGAGCAACTCGGTATCACCACCCGTACCATCCGTTATTATGAAGAGATTGGACTGATGGGGCTCTCACAGCGTGTCGGCACCGGTGCACGGCAGTACGGCCGCGACGAAATACGTCGTCTGAAGTTCATCCTCAAACTGAAGAATCTTGGCATCGATCTGAAGGAGATGCGGGAGTTGGCCGACCATTTCGATGCACATAATCAATCCTTCAACTCTCAACAGCGTCAATTCAGCACTATCACACCGCGGCTTCTCGAAATCCTCGATCTGAACATCCACAAGGTTGATGAAAAAATTTCAACCCTTTCATCCTTGCGAAAAGATATTGTTGATTACCGCTTGCGCATTCTAAACGACTTAAAGGAGCAGAAACCATGA
- a CDS encoding thiolase family protein produces MQDVFLIESLRTPFASFGGKLAGVAAPELAAAVINGLLKQPALTPETIDEVIIGQVLQAGSGQAPARQALRFAGLPDTTPAMTINKVCGSGLKAMMLAADAIRLGRAQLVIAGGMENMSLSPYALPAARYGMRMGNSEAVDLLLHDALRDPYTGRHMGEVTEALIAEYGLDRATQDAYAIRSYQRAQQAVTNGLFNAEIVPVVITSRSVEKTIDADEEPFRVKFDKISSLQPVFAREGTITAANASTISDGAALGLLADAEAVARYNLTPKARLLAYTSHSIHPDRFAAAPIGAIEKVCALAGVAVGSVDLFEINEAFAAVPLMAIKKLDLDPDKVNVNGGAVALGHPVGASGGRLVATVVNEMQRRQVRYGLATLCIGGGEAVAALFEKVN; encoded by the coding sequence ATGCAGGATGTTTTTTTAATTGAATCGCTCAGAACCCCCTTCGCTAGCTTCGGCGGGAAACTCGCCGGCGTCGCTGCGCCAGAATTGGCGGCGGCAGTGATCAACGGTCTATTGAAACAACCCGCACTTACGCCCGAGACGATTGACGAGGTGATCATCGGTCAAGTTTTGCAAGCCGGCTCCGGCCAGGCGCCAGCGCGACAGGCATTGCGTTTTGCCGGCTTGCCCGATACGACCCCTGCGATGACCATTAACAAGGTTTGCGGCAGCGGCTTAAAGGCGATGATGCTGGCGGCCGATGCGATTCGGCTCGGCCGGGCTCAGTTGGTGATTGCCGGGGGGATGGAAAACATGTCTCTTTCTCCCTATGCTCTACCTGCCGCCCGTTATGGCATGCGCATGGGGAACAGTGAAGCGGTCGATCTATTGTTGCACGATGCCCTGCGTGATCCATATACCGGTCGGCACATGGGGGAGGTGACAGAAGCGTTGATCGCCGAATACGGCCTTGATCGCGCGACGCAGGACGCTTATGCAATTCGCTCGTATCAACGTGCGCAGCAGGCCGTGACAAACGGACTTTTCAATGCTGAAATTGTGCCGGTGGTCATAACTTCCCGAAGTGTCGAGAAAACAATTGACGCTGACGAGGAACCCTTTCGGGTGAAGTTTGATAAAATCAGTTCCCTGCAGCCGGTTTTTGCCAGAGAGGGGACGATTACCGCCGCCAACGCTTCGACCATTAGTGACGGTGCAGCACTCGGTCTACTCGCCGATGCGGAGGCGGTCGCACGATATAATCTGACGCCAAAGGCGCGCTTGCTGGCATACACGAGCCACAGCATCCATCCTGATCGTTTCGCCGCAGCTCCGATTGGGGCAATTGAAAAGGTCTGCGCCCTGGCGGGGGTGGCGGTTGGTTCTGTCGACCTGTTTGAAATCAATGAGGCGTTTGCCGCGGTCCCGCTGATGGCGATCAAAAAACTCGACCTCGACCCTGACAAGGTCAATGTCAATGGCGGCGCGGTGGCGCTCGGACATCCGGTCGGTGCCAGTGGTGGCCGCCTGGTCGCAACCGTTGTGAATGAAATGCAGCGGCGGCAGGTTCGCTACGGATTGGCGACACTCTGTATCGGTGGTGGTGAAGCGGTCGCCGCGCTGTTTGAAAAGGTGAACTGA
- a CDS encoding 3-hydroxybutyryl-CoA dehydrogenase (converts (S)-3-hydroxybutanoyl-CoA to 3-acetoacetyl-CoA), producing the protein MMLKIGIVGAGKMGCGIAQVSSLAEYNVLLFDVSETQLKNGLAKIRKNLHRQVVKNVMTDAALEAAVGRIETTIDLHDFSDCDVIIEAVPEIEDLKLELFRQLDAIAAPETILASNTSSISITRLAAVTRRPAQVIGMHFMNPVPRMQVVEVIRSLTTSDRVFAATVELAKSLGKEVAVAQDYPGFIVNRILIPMLNEAMFALFEGVGSVEDIDTALTLGAGQPMGPLTLADFIGLDTVLAIMNVLQGGYGDPKYRPCPLLITMVAAGRLGQKSGQGFYSYN; encoded by the coding sequence CTGATGTTGAAGATAGGGATTGTCGGGGCAGGGAAGATGGGATGCGGAATTGCTCAGGTTTCCTCGCTGGCAGAATATAATGTCTTGCTGTTCGATGTCAGCGAGACGCAATTAAAGAATGGTCTGGCGAAAATCCGTAAAAATCTACACCGCCAGGTGGTGAAAAATGTTATGACAGATGCAGCATTGGAAGCGGCGGTCGGTCGTATTGAGACAACGATCGATCTGCACGATTTCTCCGACTGCGACGTCATTATCGAAGCGGTTCCGGAGATTGAAGATCTCAAACTGGAACTGTTCCGACAACTCGATGCCATCGCCGCACCAGAGACGATTCTGGCGAGTAATACCTCCTCTATTTCGATTACCAGACTGGCGGCGGTTACCAGGCGTCCCGCTCAGGTGATCGGTATGCATTTTATGAATCCGGTGCCGAGGATGCAGGTTGTCGAAGTGATCCGTAGCTTAACGACTTCGGACAGGGTCTTTGCGGCGACTGTCGAACTCGCAAAATCATTGGGAAAAGAGGTGGCGGTAGCTCAGGATTATCCGGGCTTCATCGTCAATCGGATCCTGATTCCGATGCTCAATGAGGCAATGTTTGCCCTGTTCGAAGGGGTCGGCTCGGTGGAGGATATTGACACGGCGCTGACGCTCGGTGCCGGTCAGCCGATGGGACCACTGACTCTGGCGGATTTCATCGGTCTGGATACGGTGCTGGCAATCATGAATGTGCTGCAGGGCGGGTATGGCGATCCGAAATACCGCCCCTGCCCGCTACTGATCACAATGGTTGCAGCCGGTCGTCTGGGCCAAAAGAGCGGCCAGGGATTCTACTCTTACAATTGA